Genomic DNA from Cytophagia bacterium CHB2:
TCATAATTGGCAGAAATTCGACGGCAAATATATTTTCGTTTTTTCCCTGCTCGCCGTTTTCGTGCTCCTCATTGCCGCCATCAATTTCATGAATCTCTCCACCGCCCGTTCCTCCAGCCGTTCGAAAGAAGTGGGCGTCCGAAAATCCGTCGGCGCGCATCGTCTCCAGCTTGCGCGGCAGTTTCTGGGCGAGTCAGTGATTCTCGCTTTCATCGCGCTGGCGGTTGCCGTGCTCCTTGCCGAAGTGGCGCTGCCGCTGTTGAATACGATCAGCCGCCGCTCGTTGGAATTGAATTTGTTCAGCGATCCCGCGCTGTTGCCCGGCATGATCGGCTTTACGTTTTTGCTGGGCCTCGTTGCCGGCATTTATCCCGCGCTCTTTCTCTCTTCGTTTCAAGCGGTCGAAGTTTTGAAAGACAAAACGCCCGCCAGCGGCCGCAAAGTGATGCTGCGTAACGTTTTGGTGGTGGCGCAATTTGCCATCGCCATCGCGTTGATCGTCGGCACCGCCTTGACCGTGCAGCAATTTCGTTTTATGAAAGATCGCAATCCCGGTTTCCAGCGCGATCAAATCGTGTTGCTCAAAATGAACGGCACGAGCAACAATAAGTATGATTTGTTGAAAGAAGAATTTTTGCGCAACCCGGCGGTGCTTGCCGTCACAGCCTCGGGACAGCGGTTGGGCAACAACATTCATCAGAACAGCGCGCGCACGCGGGGTGACAGTGCCGAGATCAGGCTCTCGCCTTCGCATTTGCACGTGACGCGGAATTTCATCGAATTTTATGGCTTGAAAATCGTCGCGGGCCGCGCGTTTTCAGATGAAATTCCCACGGACAAACGTTTCGCTTATATCGTCAACGAAGCTTTGGTGAAAGATCTTGGGTGGGACGATCCGATTGGCAAACAGTTCGGCGTGAGCTGGGAAGACACGCTGGGCACGGTAATCGGCGTCGTCAAAGATTTCAACTTCAATTCCCTGCACCACAAGATTCAGCCACTTTATATCAGCAGCCAGGATTGGGGTTATGATGAAATGTCGGTCAAGATCAGTCCGCAGAATTATGCAACGGCGCTCGGCCATCTCGAAAAGGTTTGGAATGAACATGTGCCTGATCGGCCGTTTCAATACATTTTTCTCGACGAGCATTTTGAAACGCTTTATCTCGCGGACAGGCAAGTGAGCCAAATCGTGGGCGTCATTGCCGGCCTGGCGATTTTCACCGCGTGCCTGGGTTTGTTCGGCCTCGCCGCGATCACGACGGAGCAGCGCACGAAAGAGATCGGCATTCGCAAAGTGCTGGGCGCGTCGTTGCTGAATTTGATCACGCTGCTCGCCAAAAATTTTGTGCGGCTGGTGTTGCTCGCTTTTCTCATCGCTGCGCCCGTGGCTTATTTCATCATGCAAAACTGGCTGCAAAATTTCGTTTATCGCATCGCTATCGACTGGTGGGTGTTTCTGTTTGCCGGCGGGATCGCGCTGGTGATTGCGCTGGCCACCGTAAGCACGCACGCCCTTAAAGCCGCGCTGGCAAATCCGGTGGAAACGTTACGATATGAATAATTAAGGGATCGCGGACTTTCCAGTCCGCGATCATCGCAAAACAAGAGGAATCAACCATGAAGATTCTAGTCAAAACAATTTTTCTCACCATCATCATGTCTGCTTTTTCTCTTCACGCCCAAACCGCAGCAGATTCCGCTGCGATCAAAAAAGCAGCGTTGGATTACGTCGAAGGCTGGTATGAAGGCAACCCCGAACGCATGGAGGCCGCGGTGCATCCCGAGCTGGCGAAACGCATCGTGCGTGCGGATCAAAACGGCAGAAGCCGGCTCGATCAAATGAGTGCGATGACGCTTGTGCAAGGCGTGAAACGCGGCGGCGGCAAGAATACCCCGATCGGCGAGCAGCAAAAAGACGTTTTCATCCTCGACATTTATGAGAACACCGCCAGCGCCAAGGCCATCATGTCTGGTTGGATCGACTACATGCATCTGGCCAAATGGAACGGCGAATGGAAGATCGTCAACGTGCTGTGGGAGTTGAAGCCGCAAAAGAAATCACCATGATGCCTGATGATGAATTATCAGGTTAAGAGGCAAGCCGGCGAATCCGGATTTGACCATCTTTAGGTGGTTTTCGACTTTTAGCCTGATGTTTCAACAGCAGGCGGAGATTTTTATGACAAGAAATTGCCGAATTTTTCTGATGTGTTTGTTTCCCGCCCGAATGCTCGCCGCGCAGGAAATCGCGCTGACTTTTGATGACGCGCCGATTGCGGATGGGTTTTACTTCACGGGCGCTGCCAGAACGGAAACGCTCATCACCAAACTCAAAAATCAAAACGTACCGCAAGTAGCTTTTTATTGCGTCTCAACCCGCGCGGATTCGACAGGAAGGGCGCGACTGCGCAGATACGCCGAGGCCGGGCACATCATCGCAAATCATTCACACTCACACACGCGCATTCAGCAGCTCGGCGCGGCCGGATATATT
This window encodes:
- a CDS encoding FtsX-like permease family protein, giving the protein HNWQKFDGKYIFVFSLLAVFVLLIAAINFMNLSTARSSSRSKEVGVRKSVGAHRLQLARQFLGESVILAFIALAVAVLLAEVALPLLNTISRRSLELNLFSDPALLPGMIGFTFLLGLVAGIYPALFLSSFQAVEVLKDKTPASGRKVMLRNVLVVAQFAIAIALIVGTALTVQQFRFMKDRNPGFQRDQIVLLKMNGTSNNKYDLLKEEFLRNPAVLAVTASGQRLGNNIHQNSARTRGDSAEIRLSPSHLHVTRNFIEFYGLKIVAGRAFSDEIPTDKRFAYIVNEALVKDLGWDDPIGKQFGVSWEDTLGTVIGVVKDFNFNSLHHKIQPLYISSQDWGYDEMSVKISPQNYATALGHLEKVWNEHVPDRPFQYIFLDEHFETLYLADRQVSQIVGVIAGLAIFTACLGLFGLAAITTEQRTKEIGIRKVLGASLLNLITLLAKNFVRLVLLAFLIAAPVAYFIMQNWLQNFVYRIAIDWWVFLFAGGIALVIALATVSTHALKAALANPVETLRYE
- a CDS encoding nuclear transport factor 2 family protein, whose translation is MKILVKTIFLTIIMSAFSLHAQTAADSAAIKKAALDYVEGWYEGNPERMEAAVHPELAKRIVRADQNGRSRLDQMSAMTLVQGVKRGGGKNTPIGEQQKDVFILDIYENTASAKAIMSGWIDYMHLAKWNGEWKIVNVLWELKPQKKSP